AATCCCATTAACAATCTTTTAACAGCCGCCATAGGCCCAAAGGGTTACATTTGTTGCAATAGGAGTATGCGATATTCTGAGTTTCCTGTTCTAATGGTGCATCCTTTTTACAAAAACTCAGAATAGCCCATATAGCCAACAAATTGTAAAGACTAAACCTTATGAAAAAGTTAATCATCTTAATTGTTTGCACTCTCTTTTTGGGCATTCCGGTTGTCAACGCTGACGAAGGTATGTGGCTTTTGCCGCTCTTGCAAAAAATGAACATGGGAACAATGAAGGCACAGGGGCTAGAGCTCTCTGCCGACGATATTTATAGCGTAAATCACTCTAGCCTAAAGGATGCTGTGGTGATGTTTGGACGAGGATGTACAGGAGAGGTTGTGTCCGATAAAGGGTTGCTCATCACCAACCATCACTGCGGATTCGATTACTTTCACTCCTTCAGTAGCAAGGAGAACAATATGCTGGAAAATGGATTTTGGGCACAGTCGATGGAGGAGGAGTTGCCGGTGCCGGGTCTTACTGTTTCTTTTCTAGTAAAAATTGAAGATGTTACCGATAAGGTTAAATCGCAGCTGGATACAATTACCGATGAGTCTGCTCTTGGGTTTAAGTTGAGGCGGATAGGTCGAACCCTAGCAGGTGAGGTGGCAAAAGAGAAGGGAATGGAGGCCAGCTTGGAGTCGTTTTACAATGGAACTAAGTACTACCTCTTCATTTATCAAACATTTAGCGATGTTCGGTTGGTTGGAGTTCCTCCTGAATCCATTGGGAAGTTTGGTGGCGATACCGAAAACTTTATGTGGCCAAGGCATACTGGTGATTTCAGCCTTTTCAGGATATATGCCGATAAGGATAATAATCCAGCGGAATTCAGCCAAAAAAATATACCATACGTGCCTCACAATCATCTGAAAATATCGCTTAAAGGTGTTAAGGAAGGCGATTTTACCATGGTGCTTGGGTACCCCGGTTTTACCACTCGATACCTCACCTCTCCGGAGGTTGATGAGCTCATGGAGTCCACACATTCAATTCGCAATGAAGTTAGGGCGCAGCGGCAACAAATTATGATGAATGCAATGCGTGAAAACAGCGATATACGGCTTAAATACTCCGCCAAATATTTTGAGTCGAGCAATGCATGGGTTGTTTCAAAGTCGATGCTTGAGCTCTACCGGAGCTGTAATCTGCAGGAGAAATTCTTTCGGCGCGATTCCATTTTTAGGCAGAAGGTAAACACCTCCTCCGAATTTGGCCAAGAGTATGGCACAGCACTACCGCTTATTGAAGGAGCCGTGGCGGGAAGACGGAAGGCGATGTATGCGCATCACTTCTTAAACGAAGCACTTATGATGGGTACCGAAGTTTATGTTAATGGCATTCGAAGTTCCTATTTTGTTAAAATGCTTGGTGAACCCAACCAAGGAGGAGCCAAAATGGTTGAAACAAGGGAACGGTTGGTGAAGAATGCCAGAGCCTTCTTTCGTGATTACGACAAGGAGGTGGATCGGAAAATTACGGTTGCCATGCTAACTTTGGTGAAGAGCCATCTTACTCCTGAATACAGGCCAGTGTTTTTTAAAACTATTGATGACAAGTTTAAGGGCAATATTGAGGCATATGTGGACGATATGTTTAGGCGATCCGTGTTTGTGGACTCTGTCAAATACATGAAGATGATGTTGAAGCCCTCGGAGACAAAGTTGCAGAACGATCCTGGATTTGTTTATGCTCAGGAACTATTTAACAAGGTGCTAGAATTGAAGAATGTATACATAAAGTATAGCCCGGAACTAAAGAAAGGTAAGCAGTTGTTTATGCTAGGTTTGATTGCTATGGATTCCACAAAGGCACTATATCCTGATGCCAATTTCACAATGCGACTTAGTACAGGTAGCGTTGAAGGTTACAGCCCTCGCGATGGAATTTACGACCTGCCTTTTACTCGTTTGAAGGGCGTGATTCAGAAGGAGGATAGCACCGATTTCGAATTTGTGGTTCCACGCAAGCTCAAGCAGCTATATGCCGCGAAGGACTATGGTCGATATGGAAATAAAGGAGAGATGCCCGTGTGTTTTTTAACCACCAATGATATTACTGGAGGTAATTCTGGAAGTCCTGTGCTTAATGCCCACGGCGAGCTTGTTGGAGTTGCTTTCGATGGGGTATACGAGTCACTGGCCACCGATATTTTTTACGATAAGCAGCTGAATCGCTCAATATGTCTTGATATACGCTACTTGCTTTTTGTCATTGACAAGTATGCTAACGATAACCGCTTAATTCAGGAGATGTCATTTGCTGATTAGATACAATATTTTGTTTGTTAGTTTTAGGTTTCGGTTATGTTTTGGAGGGTGCCAAATGGCACCCTCCTTTTGTTTTGTGTTTTTCTGCCGTTGTTCATACGGTGTTTGAAAGCTGATTGTGTGAAACTAGCTGTTTTGATGCGGACTCGGACAATATGGTCGCTATCCTAAGCGCGTCTCTAGGCTCAAAAACATCTCCTCTTGATACGAGCAACACCATTCCTTATAATTGCTATTGTGTATGGCACTGGTGTTAGAACACAGCTATACCCGCTACAAACAAAGTTGGGCATTCCCATTGCTGTGGAATGCCCAACCATAAAGTGAAGTAATGTTATTCAAACGAAGGATCTTTCATCCATACTGGCATGCCTGATCCCTTAAGGTAGTACGTGAAAAAGGTCATCATTCTCTGGGTGAGGTCTACTTTGTTTTCATGCTTGTTCAGCACATGGGCATCGCCCTTGTAGTTTATGAGCCAAGCCGGTTGGTTAAGCCTTCGTAGAGCAAGAAAAAGCTCTATGCCCTGCTCCCAAGGAACGGCTCCGTCATTGTCGTTTGCAATGATGAGTAATGGGGTTGTAATTCTATTTGCAAAAAGTACCGTTGAGTGGTTGATGTAGGTTTGTGGAGCTTCCCATAGGGTTTTGCCTATGCGGCTTTGCCCACTCTCATACTGAAACATTCTGCTGTTACCTACGCCTCTTCTAAGTCCTCCGTAGGCGCTCACCATATCGCTTACCGGAGCAACGGCAACAGCAGCTTTGAATAAGTTAGTGCGGGTTAAAAGATATGCCGCTTGGTATGCACCCCAGCTGTGCCCTTGAATGCCAACTCTGGCGCTGTCTAACTGCGGATAATTTGCAAACACGTAGCGGAGTCCACTGGTAACACATTCAAAGCTGCTCTCTCCGGGATTGCCAACTTCGAAAACAATGTCTGGGATGAATACGGCAAATCCATTGGAGGTATAGTAGGGGATGTTTATAGTGGCCTCGGAAAATTCTGGACGTCTGAATAGGTGGAGATCGTCGCTCTGCCTTTCGTAAAGGTTGACCACTAGAGGGTATGGCGGTTTGATACACGTATCTGGTAAAAATAGCATTCCCTGGATTTGTTTGCCATGCTGAGTAAACCACTGAACTAGTTGAACGTTGCCGGTGCCCCATTTTGAGTAGTAGGCGCCAAGGTTGGTGACTTTTTTTACCTCCCCTGCCGGTGTTTTGTAGAAAATATCGGGATAGCTGTTATACGTCTCCTGCCTCCATGCAATTGCTCCGTTGCTTAAAACTTTTGTGGCGGTTAATTTGAAATTTCCGCCATGGAGCAATCGTGGTTGAGTTGACTTTGAGAGTGCTATCTCAAATAATCCAGATTCTTTGGTTGAGAGCGAAAATCCTTCTGCCACAACCACCTCTTTCTCGTTTAGTCCACGCTTTTTGCTGGCTTCGCATATACGCAGCTGCATGTTGTGCTCTTTTCCATATCCAGCGGTGAGGCACAGCGGAGCCTCTTTGCCCGATGGGTCGCATTTCCAGAGGTCGTAGTAACCCTTTAGAATGATGTGCTCATCGTTTTTTGTCCATCCTTCGGGGGCAAATGGCCCGGGCCAAGTGGGTTCATCGTTCCTGATGTTGAAAAAGAAATCGTTAGCACCTTCTGTTATAATGTTCTCCTTTTTGCTGGCAATGGAGTAGGAATGCCAGCAGGAATCGGTATCGAACCAGTAGAGATACTTGCCACTTGGGGAGGAGTTTACGTAAAACATCGCCCCTTTTTTAAGGCAGGTGGCCGAACTGTTTTCTAGGTCAATTAGGTAGTAATCTGCCTTTTTCCCACTCTCCCAAGAGCGCTGCTTTAGGTAAGGATATTCAACGCTGCCTATGTAGTAGCGCGTGCTGTTTCCTACTTGACGAGCCTTTTGCAGCGTGTCATTTTCTACCTGTTGGAGCTTTCCGTTCTGGGCTATCCACAAGAATTTTCGATTGAGATTCCGCTCCTCCCTTTTCGCTTCGGCAGAGGCAAGTGTTACATCGCGATAATCCCATACTTCGATGCTGCTGTTTAGTAGGCTGGTACTATCAACTTTCTCAAGAAGAAGTTGTAATGTTGCTCCACTGCTGCTAAAGGATAGCATGGGCTTTGTGGCAAGTGCCCATCCGGAGGGAATGGTATCGAGATGCTCACCCACTTTGTTCAAGTTAAGCTGAAGAAGATAGCTTCTCCCTTTGTTTGTGTAGGCTATGGCGGCACATTCACCATTTGGGCTTATGGCTAAATCAAGAATGTTTCCGGTTGTTTCTGCAATTGTCTTCTTCGACTTGTTGGCAAAGGAGTAACGAAAGAATTGAGTGGTTGAATCTATGGTATTTCCCAACAGCAGGTATCCATTGTCGGGGGATGTGCTGTAAATATTGAAGGTGTCGGGAAGTGAGTTGTTGTGAGCAATGTTGAATGTGATGTACTCCTTCTTTTTCTTACTATTCAGTTCCACTATTACGCTATTCTTCCCCACATCAATAAGCCTCTTACCATTCTTGCCAATGGGCGCTTGCTTTAATGTCTCTGTGTTGATGAGTGAAACCTCTTTTTTTTGCTTAGCTACAACGCCAATGAACCTTCCATTGTCAATTTGTTCCCAAGATGTTAGTTCTCCCAGACATTTTGTGACACCATTCAATTTGACAAGGAAGTAGTTCTCATTCCTGTTTTCCTTTATTGAGTAAATAAAGGCCTTTCCATTTTCAAGTGCTGTAAACTGACCTATTTCAGGTCCCTTTCCAAGGCTGTCGATCGGGATCCCCTGTTGAGCACTTAGCTGCAGGGTAAGGAGTAGGAAAGCGGTCAGTAGTAAAAAGCGAGCAATAGGTAGTGTAGAGTGTGCTTTGAAGTTTTGTCTATTCATGGCAGTTTTAAAGTCAAATAGAAACAAACATAGTAGAACTTTTCCTCCCTTTCGCCTATTTCACGGCGTTAACACTTTTTTTACACTTTGCAAAGGTGTCTGTTTGTTGTAACTGACAAATATGCAGCGTTTTATATGCTAGGTGTTGTTAAATCCGGGTTAACGAAAGGCTTTCTTTCAATTATGAGAAATGGCTTGCCTAAGTTCGCTGCATCACAAATCGAATTTTAGCATCTCATACTATGAAAGGAAATAAGAACATTTGGCGCATGCTGCTGCAGCTTGGATTGTTGGGCGGCATTATTCTACTGCTGCTGGTTGTATGGTTTCGACCTAGCACTGTCATCGATTTTGAGGCATACTGTCCGTTTGGTGGATTCCAAGCTTTTTTGCGGTATGCTGAGGCAGGCTCTCTAGCTTGTTCCATGACAACCACCCAGATATTTGTGGGGCTGGCCCTGCTTGGTGGCATATTGATTTTTAGCAAGCTTTTTTGCGGATACCTTTGTCCACTGGGTACCATTGGCGAATGGCTAGGAAAGTTAGGGGATAGGCTTAAGGTAAAGGTTGCAATTCCCACTTTGGCCGACAAGGCATTACGTTCGCTTAAATATCTGCTGGCCTTTGCCACAATTTACTTTACTGTAAGTTCAGGTGAGCTATTTTGCAAGCAGTACGATCCTTTCTTTGCAACGGTAAGTGGATTCAATAGCGATGTGGTAGTTACCTATGCCATTATTGCTATAATTCTTCTTTTGGTTGGCTCCATTTTTATTCGCCAGTTTTGGTGTCGTTACTTCTGCCCAATGGGAGCCGTTTCCAACATCTTTTCCTTTTTTGGACTGACCTCCGTTTTGGTGTTGGGATTCTTGGTGCTAATTGCTTTAAATATTAACGTGGGATGGACATGGCTGCTGGCGGCATGTTGCATTGGTGGTTATATTTTGGAAATTGCTCCTTACAGGCGCAAGGTTTTCCCATTGATAAAGGTGACCAAGAATGATAGTGCCTGCAGTGGATGTAAGCTGTGCGATAGGGCCTGTCCTCAAGGAATTAAGGTGTCGGAAGTGAAGGGTTCCGTAACGTGCATCGATTGCAACTTGTGTGGCGAGTGTGTTACCGCATGTAAAAAGGAGCAGGCGCTGGGTTACAACGGGAAACGAAAGCTGTGGATACCTGCTTTAGCTATAGTGGCGTTGGTTTTTTTAGGCATTGTGTGGGGGAGCATTACAGAGGTTCCTACAATTGATGAGCGTTGGGGTTCAGCCGAGGAGATTGAGCAGGCTGGCGTTTACGTTCAGGACAAAATGGATAATGTTAAGTGCTACGGAAGCTCAATGGCCTTTGCAAGCCAGATGCACAAGGTTAAAGGTGTGCTTGGCGTTAAGACTTACGTTGGTTCACATCATGTGAAAATTTACTATAACCCCGACATCATTGCTGAGAAGGATCTGAAACGGGCTATTTATGCTCCATTCCACTCTTGGATAAATCGTCCAAAATTGGAAAGCGATACCTTGAGGGCTGTGGTTATAGGAGTTAACAACTTCTATGGACGAAACGACTACGTTAACTTTCTTCGGTTAATGAAGCCACATAAAGGGGTTTACGGCTACGAAACGGAGTGGGGTGAACCAGTGCTCATCCGAGTATTTTACAATCCACAAATATTTCGCGTAGAAGAGTTACCCGGCATAATATCATCGCCCACACTTACCTATACCGAAGGGGAGGGTGCTGCAGCAAGGACTGTTACCACCGATTTGGACTATAAGTTTGAGTTTCTGAAACCAGGCTACGAAACTTTTACGAAGCTGCAGGTTGAACAGAGATGGTTTAAACCATTTGAGCAAGAATTTAAGGCAGCGGGTAGCTATAACCTCAGCAATACAGATTCACTTGCTGTTTTCCTTCCGCAGGCAAAGTCCCCAATATTTGCAAGACCAATAATGTATTTGGCAAGTCATTTATCTAACGATAGCACCATTGTCAGCTTCAAAACGCGATTTTCCTCCTCCAACCCCGAAGGCGTGGTTGTATTCCTAAAAGGTCTAACGTCTAAGGATAAGGTGCTCGACCTCATGAGAGCTGATACGCTTACCATTCGATTTACTGATGGTTCCGTTAAGAAGATTGAAAATCAACTTAACGTATTAAAAGAGAAAGATTAATGAAAGTTGGGCCCGGTAGTTTCTACTGTGGCCCAACTTGTTTTTCACCTTTGGTTTTAGCTAGGATAAGGAGTTGTTAAAGAATTGTTAAACGCCTAATGAAAAATTGGTACGGGTGGCAAAGCAATAACTTCGAACCTTAGATGTGATGCCTTCTTTCTGTTTCTGAAACAAACAACATCCCGTGTAAATGAAAACGATGAAATATAGTCTTGTTCTGCTTAGTCTACTGTTTCTTGGTTTAAATTCTGTAGAGGCTCAGAACGGTAATGGTCCATATCCCACAGATGGGTTGGTCGCAATTCGTGGGGTTGTGGTCGATAAAGCAACAGGGAAACCAGTTGAAGCGGCAGCCGTGAATTTGGTGCAGTATGGTCTATGGAGTATTACCTGTTCGAAGGGAACTTTTACCTTTAATAATGTACCATTAGGTAAGGTTGATATTGTTGTTCAGAATCTTGGTTACGCTCCATTTCAGCAAACGTTTGAGTTCAACGAAAGCAAAACATTTCAGCTTACCATATCCATTGAGGAGATGTCGTTTGGCCTCAAGGAGGTTGCCGTAGTTGCCAAGGAAAATAAGGCTGGTGCCAGTACAGGCTCCACCCTTGAACGAACCGTAATTGAGCACTTGCAGCCAAACAGCCTTGGCGATTTGATGCAGCTTCTTCCTGGGCAGGTGGCTCAGAACCCCGATTTAAGCAAGGCCGCTCAGGTTTCCATTCGGCAGGTGGAGGCAACCGATAACAATGCATTTGGGGCATCTGTGGTAGTGGATGGCGCACCAATATCAAACAATGCAAACCTTCAGGTTCAAAATACCGCGTCCAGCTCCGATCCAAACTTTACATCAGTTTCAGGGAAAGGTGTCGACCTTCGTCAGATTTCTGCGGACAATATTGAGTCCATTGAGGTTATTCGGGGTATCCCCTCCGTTGAGTATGGAGACCTAACTTCGGGCGCCGTGATTGTGAATACGAAGGCAGGGAAAGCACCATTTGAGTTTCGAACTAAAATTAATCCCAACAATATGGAATTTTCGGTTGGGAAGGGTTTTGAACTGGGGGAAAAACGTGGATTTCTAAATGTTGATGCTGACTATACCAGTAGCTATTCCGACCAGCGTTTCTCCAATAAGGGGTTTAAGCGTTTCAATGGTCAGCTATCCTACTCCAACAGTTTTTTGGAGGGGAAGATGCAAGCTACTCTTAAGTTGTCAGGGTATAGCACCATTGATGAGGTTAAGAAAGATCCGGACGATGAGGCCATGCATTCCGACACATGGTCGAAGGAGCGGGGTGTGCGATTTACAGGAACTACCCGACTTTCGCTAAACAAACCGTTTTCTCGTTCATTGAAGTTTGACTTTTCTGCTGCTTATGGCTACTCCGAAGGCTATTATCGCGACTTGATCTCTCCCGATAGGCTAGCCATTACATGGGCTAAAAAGGATACCATGGTAGCCGCTGCTTATTTGCCTGGCGAGTATTGGGGTGTAGCAACGGTTGAGGGTGAGCCGATTAATCTGTTTGCAAAGCTCACCAACAGCATGTCGACGGAAGTTTTTGGTGGAAGACATCGGATAGTGGCAGGGCTGGAGGTTAAGTCGGATGGTAATATTGGTGCTGGTTTTCAGTACGATGTTACTAGACCTGCAAAGAAAGCGGGTTCATCAACACGTCCTAGGTCATATAACGACATTCCTTTTCTTAACATCTACTCCGCCTTCCTTGAGGACAATCTTACCTATAGAGTAGCCAGTAGGGACCTGAAGGTTCAGGCTGGTTTACGCTACGACCTTATTCAGCCAGGAACTAACGTAGAATCGAGCGTGCTTGCTCCACGGTTTAATGCCTCGTATAAAGTGGCTTCGTTTTTGGAAATTCGCGGAGGCTACGGTGTAACGGCAAAGGCTCCTGGGCTTGTTCACCTCTACCCCAATAATGCATACTTCGATTTGGTGAGCTGCGATTACTACTCTTCCCTGAATCCAGCGGAAAGACTAACTCTTCTTACCACCCGGGTGATATCAACCGAAAACCATAGCATTAGATCTTCAGAGAATAGCAAGGTTGAGGTGGGTGCCGATTTGTCGTTTGGTAAGGTGAAGTTGGCAATTACCCTGTTTCAGGAGAAGCTCCGTCACGGTTTTAGCTTCAGCCAGACCGTAAAACCGGTAACCTATGATTACTGGAATACCTCTGATTTGGTTCTTCAAACGGGCCAACCACCTCTTTACGATCCAAACAATCCTTCGGTAAAAGATACTGTTTTCATGGCCATCTACACCACCCCAACCAACTCTGTGAAGGAGGACAATAAAGGGATAGAGTTCGATCTGAACCTAGGTCGAATAGATGCCATTCGCACCTCCATTTCTGCCAACGGAGCCTACATATACTCCGAGCGTTCTTCATCCGACAACCTTGTTCAAACTGGGAAGAATCAGCAGAACTATACCCGTTTGGGGATATACCCAGCCGATGCTAAGTTGAGCCGTAACAAGCGATTTACCACAACTATTCGCATCGTTCATAATATTCCTGAGCTACGGTTTGTTGTGTCTCTTACCATTCAAACCATTTGGTTAAACTACCAGAAATACAGTTGTGCAGAGTACCCCATTGGGTATATCGATTCGAAAGGAGTACCCACGTGGTTGACCCCAGAACAGGCACGTCTGCCCGAATATTCCGATTTGGTTGCGGTGGTTAACCCTAATGCTTCAAAGGCAGAGACTTGGCCAAATTTGTGGCAGTTTAACCTTCGGTTAACCAAGAATATAACGCCTAATATTGGCTTTTCCTTCTTTGCCAACAATGTTTTCTACAGTCGCCCTACGGTAAAAAGCAAGCGCACTGGTACCTATCAAACACTTAACCCCAACATCTTCTTTGGCACAGAACTATATATGAAATTCTAATCTCATGTTTAACTTAACTACTACTGACCTATGAAAAAGTTATTATGTTTTGTCCTTCCCCTTGCAGTGGCTGTGCTAGTCAGCTGCACAAAAAGTGATAGTAATACAACTTATACTGCCACTGTTACGGTGAGCTATCCCGATACCTACATCCAGCAGCATGCTGTAGGTGCCGATGTTTCCATAAAGAATACCACCACTAGTGTTACCTATACTGGCGTTGTTGGTTCGGATGGAACTGCTATTTTCGAAAATGTAGAACCAGGCTCCTACACTGTTACTTCCAGCATCACCCTCGATGCTCAGCAGGCAAAGGAGGTATCCGGTATTGAGATTAGCGTAGGATTGAGAGCCGTAAAGAATGTTGAAATCTATGGTGTTGAATCGGCCAGTTTTGCCATGGTGCTTGAGCCATATTCTCAGGGCTCTTTGGTAATTGGACAAGTTTATTATCAGGGTTGTAAAACCCCTTCTGGTGCCAACTATAAGGCGGATCAGTTTATAGAGATTTACAATAATTCGGACCAAGTAGTTTATCTCGATGGACTGCTTATCTCCGACATCTGGGGAAATCCATCAGGCACAACACCTACCGAGTTTCAGAGCGACAATAGTAACGTGTATGCTTCCACCGTGTGGCAGATTCCTGGTACAGGACAAGAATATCCTCTTGAGGCTGGAAAATCAATTGTTATTGCACAAACTGCCCTTAACCATTTGGAGCAGAATGCCAACTCCATCGATTTATCAGGTTCAAAGTTTGAAACTTATGTGGAAAAACAGAATGGAACTGATGTTGATGTTGCTGAATCGATAAATCTAAACCTTCAGTATTTTACTTTCCTTGGTTACGATTACTACTTGAATATGAATGGTCCTGCAATTGTTATTTGGAGAACCGACAACTTTGATGCCTTGGCAAAATGTTTACGCCCAGGTACCACCTCAACGGCACTTTACATACAGATTCCCAACGCCCTCGTTATTGATGGTGTTGAAATTCTTGCTGATGCCAACTCCTCCGGATTGAAGCGGTTAAATACACCTATTGATGCCACCTTTGCTTATGGTCAAGGGCTTTACAGCGGCTATACCATGAAGCGTAAGGTTGCCAATACTACCGATGATGGTCGTAAGGTGTTGCAGGATAGCAACAGCTCTGCCGACGATTTTGAATGTGTAACTCCTGTTTCTTTAGGATTTTAGCAAGTGTTTAGAAACCTGCACTTATTTGTTAGGTGCGGGTTTCTCGCTTTTAACATTTTCATGCCATGCAAAAAATATTAGGTGGAATTTCGCTTTTGTCATTGCTCTGCTGCTTGGCTTTTGAACCTGCATATAGTCAGAAGCATTGTGTAGCCATTACCGATTCAACGCTGGGTCTTTCCTTGCCACTCAAGTGGAGCTATGTAAATAGGGAGTCGCTGTGGTTAAGAACATCCAATGCAGCAGGATTGAGCGTAAGCGAAGTGGAGCGAATAGGCATGGCTACCTTGGATATAAACCATGAAATAGGGGACTTCCGTCGTCCGCAGGAGCCGTACGAGTCAAATTCATACGGTTTTAGCGCGGCAAAGTATGAGCGAGTTAAAGGTCTTAAGCTATATGGTTCTTTTTCGTTTAAGCAGGTAGACGAGTCTGCCTTGGGAGGCACAGATATTCTCAACCCTTACAGGGGCACTCCCTATGTTTATGCCGATTATACTAGTGCAAAGTGGATTAAGCAGGTTTACAGGCTCAATGCACTAGTTGCAACCAATCACTTCTGGGAGAGATATTACGGTGGGCTGGGTATTAACTATGGCGTTGCCACGGGGGCACGGCAGCTCGATCCAAGACCACTTTCCATGTCGAATGACCTAACCGTGACACCTTCTATTATGGGCCAATTCGGTCGATTTCAGTTTGGGTTGAATGGTGTGGTTGAGACTTTTAAGGAGGCACTCGATTTTAAGTTTAGTAATAGCAATAAGCAGTATCACTTTATTAAAATGCTTGGACTTGCCAGCTACAAAGATGCGGTAATGGAGGATACTGAGGAGCGCACCTACAAGGGGTTTGCCGCAGGTGCCGAGGTTCAGGGGAAGTATTGCTGGCTCGGTAATGCCGTTATGCTATCAGGTGGCTACCGGTCGTATTCGGAAACCACCACCGACGGTTATAGTGTTAAGCAAAATGGTGGCGACTACTCACGTAACCGGTACTATGGGTTCGCTGCATTTGAAAAGCGACCATCGTTTGGCAAGCTGCAAATTATTGTAGGAGGCGATTTTGTCCAACACGAAGGTTCTGAGTCGGACCAAAAGTTTGTTTCCAATGATCCAACGAATCCTCACTATGTTACCTTGTTTAAGACAGTTAAATACAAGGCTACAAGCGATAATGTTTATTCGGAGCTGAACATGTTTGGGCTGACAAATGGTAATGTGAGGTGGATAGGAGGCTTGCGCATTTCAATGGAGTCGATTGATCAGAAGTACTTCTTTACTCCGAAGTCGGAGCTAAAGTTTACTTCTCTGTCCGTTGGCCCCAACTTTACGCGCCAATGGAGTTTTGGCTCATTGGCTTTGTTACCGTCTGCTGCTTTTACCTATTACCATGTGCTCTCGAGCAGCCTAAGCGTTGGCAATTTGGTTACGGGCCTTTCGTGGGAAGCCGACAATATTACCTATCCCGATTTTGAGTATCTCACCACTAACCGATGCAAAGTGTCTGTTGGTTGTAAGCTAATAAGACCTTTGCGAATGAAAGGTAAAGTGTATTCCTCGTTCATTGATTTTCATTGGGATGGACAAACCTCTACGGATGCGTTTAGCCTAAAGCGAAACAGCTCCCGTCAGTGGTTTTCCATATCTGTTGGACTGTCTTATCTCTAGTATACATGTGTTAAGTTTTAGATTGAAAAAAGAGGTTGCCGCATTATGCAGCAACCTCTTTTGATTTATGATTGTGCCGTGGTTTATGAGGCCATATTAAAATCGTTCAACTTGAATCCTTGGCCATGCACGGTTTCAATCTCAACGCTTCCAATCTTTTTTAAATGCTTACGTAGCTTAGCAATGTATACGTCCATGCTTCTTCCCAAAAAGTAGTCGTTGTCACCCCAAATGGTTTTTAGTGCCGTTTCCCGCGATATGGTTTGGTTACGGTTGAGGCAGAATAG
This window of the Williamwhitmania sp. genome carries:
- a CDS encoding S46 family peptidase, producing MKKLIILIVCTLFLGIPVVNADEGMWLLPLLQKMNMGTMKAQGLELSADDIYSVNHSSLKDAVVMFGRGCTGEVVSDKGLLITNHHCGFDYFHSFSSKENNMLENGFWAQSMEEELPVPGLTVSFLVKIEDVTDKVKSQLDTITDESALGFKLRRIGRTLAGEVAKEKGMEASLESFYNGTKYYLFIYQTFSDVRLVGVPPESIGKFGGDTENFMWPRHTGDFSLFRIYADKDNNPAEFSQKNIPYVPHNHLKISLKGVKEGDFTMVLGYPGFTTRYLTSPEVDELMESTHSIRNEVRAQRQQIMMNAMRENSDIRLKYSAKYFESSNAWVVSKSMLELYRSCNLQEKFFRRDSIFRQKVNTSSEFGQEYGTALPLIEGAVAGRRKAMYAHHFLNEALMMGTEVYVNGIRSSYFVKMLGEPNQGGAKMVETRERLVKNARAFFRDYDKEVDRKITVAMLTLVKSHLTPEYRPVFFKTIDDKFKGNIEAYVDDMFRRSVFVDSVKYMKMMLKPSETKLQNDPGFVYAQELFNKVLELKNVYIKYSPELKKGKQLFMLGLIAMDSTKALYPDANFTMRLSTGSVEGYSPRDGIYDLPFTRLKGVIQKEDSTDFEFVVPRKLKQLYAAKDYGRYGNKGEMPVCFLTTNDITGGNSGSPVLNAHGELVGVAFDGVYESLATDIFYDKQLNRSICLDIRYLLFVIDKYANDNRLIQEMSFAD
- a CDS encoding prolyl oligopeptidase family serine peptidase — encoded protein: MNRQNFKAHSTLPIARFLLLTAFLLLTLQLSAQQGIPIDSLGKGPEIGQFTALENGKAFIYSIKENRNENYFLVKLNGVTKCLGELTSWEQIDNGRFIGVVAKQKKEVSLINTETLKQAPIGKNGKRLIDVGKNSVIVELNSKKKKEYITFNIAHNNSLPDTFNIYSTSPDNGYLLLGNTIDSTTQFFRYSFANKSKKTIAETTGNILDLAISPNGECAAIAYTNKGRSYLLQLNLNKVGEHLDTIPSGWALATKPMLSFSSSGATLQLLLEKVDSTSLLNSSIEVWDYRDVTLASAEAKREERNLNRKFLWIAQNGKLQQVENDTLQKARQVGNSTRYYIGSVEYPYLKQRSWESGKKADYYLIDLENSSATCLKKGAMFYVNSSPSGKYLYWFDTDSCWHSYSIASKKENIITEGANDFFFNIRNDEPTWPGPFAPEGWTKNDEHIILKGYYDLWKCDPSGKEAPLCLTAGYGKEHNMQLRICEASKKRGLNEKEVVVAEGFSLSTKESGLFEIALSKSTQPRLLHGGNFKLTATKVLSNGAIAWRQETYNSYPDIFYKTPAGEVKKVTNLGAYYSKWGTGNVQLVQWFTQHGKQIQGMLFLPDTCIKPPYPLVVNLYERQSDDLHLFRRPEFSEATINIPYYTSNGFAVFIPDIVFEVGNPGESSFECVTSGLRYVFANYPQLDSARVGIQGHSWGAYQAAYLLTRTNLFKAAVAVAPVSDMVSAYGGLRRGVGNSRMFQYESGQSRIGKTLWEAPQTYINHSTVLFANRITTPLLIIANDNDGAVPWEQGIELFLALRRLNQPAWLINYKGDAHVLNKHENKVDLTQRMMTFFTYYLKGSGMPVWMKDPSFE
- a CDS encoding 4Fe-4S binding protein, translating into MKGNKNIWRMLLQLGLLGGIILLLLVVWFRPSTVIDFEAYCPFGGFQAFLRYAEAGSLACSMTTTQIFVGLALLGGILIFSKLFCGYLCPLGTIGEWLGKLGDRLKVKVAIPTLADKALRSLKYLLAFATIYFTVSSGELFCKQYDPFFATVSGFNSDVVVTYAIIAIILLLVGSIFIRQFWCRYFCPMGAVSNIFSFFGLTSVLVLGFLVLIALNINVGWTWLLAACCIGGYILEIAPYRRKVFPLIKVTKNDSACSGCKLCDRACPQGIKVSEVKGSVTCIDCNLCGECVTACKKEQALGYNGKRKLWIPALAIVALVFLGIVWGSITEVPTIDERWGSAEEIEQAGVYVQDKMDNVKCYGSSMAFASQMHKVKGVLGVKTYVGSHHVKIYYNPDIIAEKDLKRAIYAPFHSWINRPKLESDTLRAVVIGVNNFYGRNDYVNFLRLMKPHKGVYGYETEWGEPVLIRVFYNPQIFRVEELPGIISSPTLTYTEGEGAAARTVTTDLDYKFEFLKPGYETFTKLQVEQRWFKPFEQEFKAAGSYNLSNTDSLAVFLPQAKSPIFARPIMYLASHLSNDSTIVSFKTRFSSSNPEGVVVFLKGLTSKDKVLDLMRADTLTIRFTDGSVKKIENQLNVLKEKD